A genome region from Ligilactobacillus cholophilus includes the following:
- a CDS encoding MarR family winged helix-turn-helix transcriptional regulator: protein MLEHRPYHLEDELCFAIYSAQKSYHHFYSEALKKFDLTYSQYITLLVLWEERKPMMIKEIGDRLNLDTGTLTPLLKRLEKNGWITRTRSGIDGRRVYLELTDKAEEKEKDVKFAVSYTFRLIDMDSEEYQTSVKLLKNITQKLNELNAEVDEMNERNKLI, encoded by the coding sequence ATGCTTGAACATAGACCATATCATCTTGAAGATGAATTGTGCTTTGCAATTTACTCTGCACAAAAGAGTTATCACCATTTTTACAGTGAGGCTTTGAAAAAATTTGATTTAACATATTCGCAGTACATTACGTTACTTGTGTTATGGGAAGAACGTAAACCAATGATGATAAAAGAAATTGGTGACCGTTTGAATTTAGATACAGGAACATTGACCCCATTGCTAAAACGATTAGAAAAAAATGGTTGGATAACACGGACGCGTTCAGGAATAGATGGCAGACGTGTATACTTGGAATTGACTGATAAGGCTGAAGAAAAGGAAAAAGACGTTAAGTTTGCTGTTTCGTATACATTTCGTTTAATTGATATGGATTCAGAAGAATACCAAACTAGTGTTAAATTATTAAAAAATATTACTCAAAAATTAAATGAATTAAATGCAGAAGTTGACGAAATGAATGAAAGAAACAAATTAATCTAA
- a CDS encoding DUF4097 family beta strand repeat-containing protein has protein sequence MENKQNLGCVFLILLFGIFCTFFGALNNGVKNIAFNGIKPVVPEKERQYHKVINKKKFVSIEVDVKRARIKILPGNEYSIRYQGKRANLPRMSIDDNHLMISQTNNILSETTHSIHWKESSNVDRDNSIITITVPAKTKLHKIRIFNNYGTTSVLNIDTSVLEITEMEGGVVLKKVAADAVDLEAHAGRDMYLENVNLANGQIQNTQTNLNFNNGLLKDVIFDIDQGSIDADSLIADNTMINSNHGNVTLNKLKIRNKLTINTQNGNNTINNSNIDNYKLNVQNGKNQLFNNTQVANNQMQTLNQIKNNKGSLKITTINGNNVVK, from the coding sequence ATGGAAAATAAACAAAATTTAGGATGTGTTTTCTTAATTTTATTATTTGGCATTTTTTGTACATTCTTTGGTGCATTGAATAATGGAGTAAAAAATATTGCTTTTAATGGAATTAAACCAGTAGTTCCTGAAAAAGAACGACAATATCATAAAGTAATAAATAAAAAGAAATTTGTTTCTATTGAAGTTGATGTTAAACGTGCAAGAATTAAAATATTACCTGGAAATGAATATTCAATTAGATATCAAGGAAAACGAGCTAATTTACCTAGAATGTCAATTGATGATAATCATTTAATGATTAGTCAGACTAATAATATTTTATCTGAAACAACTCATTCAATTCATTGGAAAGAGTCATCAAATGTTGATCGTGATAATAGCATTATTACAATTACAGTTCCGGCTAAAACTAAATTACATAAGATTCGCATATTTAATAATTATGGTACAACAAGTGTATTAAATATTGATACATCAGTACTTGAAATTACTGAAATGGAAGGCGGTGTTGTATTAAAAAAAGTAGCCGCTGATGCAGTAGATTTAGAAGCCCATGCAGGAAGGGATATGTATTTAGAAAATGTTAATCTTGCCAATGGCCAAATTCAAAATACACAGACAAATTTGAATTTTAACAATGGACTATTAAAAGATGTAATTTTTGACATTGATCAAGGTTCAATTGATGCTGATAGTTTAATTGCAGACAACACTATGATAAATAGTAATCATGGAAATGTAACTTTGAATAAATTGAAGATTAGGAATAAGTTGACAATTAATACCCAAAACGGTAATAATACCATTAATAATAGTAATATAGATAATTACAAATTAAATGTACAAAATGGTAAAAACCAATTGTTCAATAATACACAAGTTGCCAATAATCAAATGCAAACCCTTAATCAAATAAAAAATAATAAGGGAAGTTTGAAAATAACAACAATAAATGGCAATAATGTAGTTAAGTAG
- a CDS encoding PspC domain-containing protein encodes MSKKKRLTKSADKVVCGVFGGIAEYFGWDKAITRIVGAFLIIFPGTIFAGTLLYFIAAMVMPSPDKPDIIEGDFKEK; translated from the coding sequence ATGAGTAAAAAGAAGCGATTAACAAAATCAGCAGATAAAGTAGTATGTGGTGTATTTGGCGGAATTGCTGAATACTTTGGTTGGGATAAAGCAATTACTAGAATTGTTGGTGCATTTTTAATTATTTTTCCAGGTACAATTTTTGCGGGAACATTATTATATTTTATTGCTGCAATGGTAATGCCAAGTCCTGATAAACCAGATATTATTGAGGGCGACTTTAAAGAAAAGTAA
- a CDS encoding class A sortase translates to MNYLINSYHPIIENFTVLKTKPNIHWNDVRTLNLFSVIGARLAKQDIPVIGGVFNEKIGLNTPIYNGANNDCLALGAGVLLDHEHMGIGNYVLAGHNLHGKSDALFSPLYYKASPNTIINITDFKKVYQYQIYKKQVIKPDNLSILQQTATPKLTLITCNNDDSKRLVLTAKLVKIIPYEKLSAHTKKFLAQKYVFK, encoded by the coding sequence ATGAATTATTTAATTAATAGTTATCATCCGATTATTGAGAATTTTACCGTATTAAAAACTAAACCAAATATACATTGGAATGATGTTAGAACGCTTAATTTATTTAGTGTAATAGGAGCAAGATTGGCAAAGCAAGATATTCCAGTGATTGGTGGAGTCTTTAATGAGAAGATTGGTTTGAATACACCAATTTATAATGGTGCAAATAATGATTGCTTAGCACTTGGCGCAGGTGTACTTTTAGATCATGAACATATGGGAATTGGAAATTATGTTTTAGCAGGGCATAATTTACATGGAAAGTCAGATGCACTTTTTTCACCTTTATATTATAAAGCTTCCCCAAATACGATTATAAATATTACTGATTTTAAAAAAGTTTATCAGTATCAAATATATAAAAAACAAGTTATAAAGCCTGATAATCTTTCAATTTTGCAACAAACAGCAACACCAAAATTGACATTAATTACATGTAATAATGATGATTCAAAAAGATTAGTTTTAACTGCAAAATTAGTGAAAATAATACCATATGAAAAATTATCTGCACACACAAAAAAATTTCTTGCACAAAAGTATGTTTTTAAATGA
- a CDS encoding zinc ribbon domain-containing protein — MKKCPICGAEVSEDARFCTECGADLTKTSNESESKPTATVNKEKINDNKSTVQPTVNTEQVKQHAQNYWKWLLETWKRPSNNEQPLVKWFGIVSLALETFIFSASFFALSNRLVSQANDSINGIMRNFGVNNSSNVIGYDAFGTSFELFITLIFVNALILAGTYGINRWVFKPAESFFDFINRFAGYTNILLIVNTLLFIMAAITNSYNFITMLVIISIVMYVLAIEATILARQDVERFDKIYGSILVFIVFLIGIFILTLICGSAIESIGNSLFS, encoded by the coding sequence ATGAAAAAATGTCCAATTTGTGGAGCGGAAGTTAGTGAAGATGCTAGATTTTGCACAGAGTGTGGCGCTGATTTAACTAAAACAAGTAACGAATCAGAATCAAAGCCAACAGCCACAGTTAATAAAGAAAAAATTAATGATAACAAAAGTACAGTACAACCGACTGTAAATACAGAACAAGTAAAACAACATGCGCAAAATTATTGGAAATGGCTATTAGAAACTTGGAAAAGACCAAGTAATAATGAACAACCACTAGTGAAATGGTTTGGGATTGTTTCACTTGCGTTGGAGACATTTATATTTTCAGCTTCATTTTTCGCATTAAGTAATCGACTTGTTTCACAGGCGAATGATTCTATTAATGGCATTATGAGAAACTTTGGAGTAAATAATAGTAGTAATGTCATCGGATATGATGCATTTGGCACATCATTTGAATTATTTATTACTTTAATTTTTGTAAATGCATTAATTCTTGCAGGAACATACGGAATTAATCGTTGGGTATTTAAGCCTGCAGAATCATTTTTTGATTTTATTAATCGATTTGCAGGATATACAAATATTCTATTAATAGTAAATACATTGTTGTTCATTATGGCAGCAATAACAAATAGTTATAATTTTATTACAATGCTAGTTATCATTAGTATTGTGATGTATGTTTTGGCAATTGAAGCGACAATTCTTGCACGACAAGATGTTGAACGTTTTGATAAAATTTATGGTTCCATACTTGTGTTTATTGTTTTCTTAATTGGCATATTTATTCTTACTTTAATTTGTGGATCGGCAATTGAAAGTATCGGTAATTCGTTATTTAGTTAA
- the jag gene encoding RNA-binding cell elongation regulator Jag/EloR — translation MKYSADTVNLAISKGLADLKVGRDQAEVKIISQGRKGFLGIGKKPAVVEINALASKEIDDKYSNKIETEITDDLKAAEQTTTETKSEVVAVQNDDEDLEDAFHAAGNYLSDIIDQLGIDAEISVTISRKCVYFDFETDQQGLLIGKHGKTINALQILAQAYLDKLIKQHYRVILDVDDYREKRREELQKISKELAQRAVAEKRAFKLGPMPALERKVVHKTLANNHQIKAKSHGNDPYRYVIIAPKFH, via the coding sequence ATGAAATATAGTGCCGATACTGTAAACTTAGCAATCAGTAAAGGATTAGCTGATTTAAAAGTGGGCAGAGATCAAGCTGAAGTAAAAATAATTAGTCAAGGAAGAAAAGGATTTTTGGGTATTGGCAAAAAACCAGCAGTGGTTGAGATTAATGCATTAGCCTCAAAAGAAATTGATGATAAATATTCTAATAAAATTGAAACAGAGATTACAGATGATTTAAAAGCGGCTGAACAAACAACTACTGAGACAAAAAGTGAAGTAGTTGCAGTGCAAAATGATGATGAAGATTTAGAAGATGCTTTTCATGCAGCGGGTAATTATTTAAGTGATATTATCGATCAATTGGGAATTGATGCAGAAATTTCAGTGACAATTAGTCGTAAATGTGTCTATTTTGATTTTGAAACTGATCAACAAGGCTTATTAATTGGAAAACATGGAAAAACAATTAATGCATTACAAATTCTTGCACAAGCATATCTCGATAAGTTAATCAAACAACATTATCGTGTAATTTTAGATGTAGACGATTATCGTGAAAAACGACGTGAAGAATTACAAAAAATTTCAAAAGAATTGGCACAACGAGCAGTAGCTGAGAAACGAGCATTTAAATTAGGCCCAATGCCTGCTCTAGAGCGCAAAGTGGTGCATAAGACTTTAGCTAATAATCACCAAATTAAGGCTAAGTCACATGGAAATGATCCATACCGTTATGTAATAATCGCTCCCAAATTTCATTAA
- the rplI gene encoding 50S ribosomal protein L9 yields the protein MKVIFTQDVRGKGKRGEVKEMAAGYANFLIKSGKAKQADATAMSQLRAQQKAEAKKEAEILAEAKELKQKLESGKYVVELKAKAGEDGRLFGSVTSKQISQGLQKQYDIKIDKRKMDLPQPIRSMGYVNVPVKLHNEVTATIRVHISEK from the coding sequence ATGAAGGTTATTTTTACACAAGATGTAAGAGGAAAAGGTAAACGTGGCGAAGTTAAAGAAATGGCTGCAGGATATGCTAATTTTTTAATTAAAAGTGGTAAAGCAAAGCAAGCAGACGCAACAGCAATGAGTCAATTAAGAGCTCAACAAAAAGCTGAAGCTAAAAAGGAAGCTGAAATTCTAGCAGAAGCAAAGGAATTAAAGCAAAAATTAGAATCTGGAAAATATGTTGTTGAATTAAAAGCTAAAGCAGGCGAAGATGGTCGCTTATTTGGTTCAGTAACTTCAAAACAAATTTCACAAGGATTACAAAAACAATATGATATTAAAATCGATAAGCGTAAAATGGATTTACCTCAACCAATTCGTTCAATGGGATATGTAAATGTTCCAGTGAAACTCCACAATGAGGTAACTGCGACAATCAGAGTACATATTTCAGAAAAATAA
- a CDS encoding DHH family phosphoesterase has product MEKRTSKKFWRLPEFMKDNRMRIIALFMLGLAIISDGLAFFVSPLTGVFVLILVIIITVVGYTMLKHLKEETSEYISDLSYRLKRGRQDSLIRMPIGTIFFNDDYEVEWINPYMQRYFGKEDILGKKINDIDPTLMEIFKNHQSDKKSQQVKWNNHVFDLMIQDDIGVAYMMDVTHYAEIQEKYDNSHVMIGQIFLDNYDEVSKAMNDKDISNLSNFVTSALSDWAKEFGMFLKRVDEDHYIMIGYTGTLAKLEQHKFEILDRIRERTVKSNSPITLSIGIAYGEDDLNELTELSQSNLDLALGRGGDQVVVREVKGQARFYGGNTNPMAKRTRVRARVISQALSELLKQSDQVFVMGHKRPDMDAIGACLGIRRIASMNGKRCWIVLNKEHIHSDVKRLLDELDKYPEIKDSIISPTEALEKITANSLLVLADHSKPSISISHDLYEKLANRCVIIDHHRRGEEFPENPILVYIEPYASSTCELISEMFEYQSRDSEPINSLEATAMLTGIIVDTQSFSQGTGTRTFDAASYLRSMGADLKMARHLMKESESSYMQRNHLIDRTEFIGNIALCTGEDKKIYDSVIAAQAADSLLQVSGIQATFAITRRDDETVGISARSDNSINVQIIMEKMGGGGHLANAATQIKDITVAEARERLLAILKADDEPQDATED; this is encoded by the coding sequence ATGGAAAAAAGAACATCAAAAAAATTCTGGCGTCTTCCTGAGTTTATGAAAGATAATCGAATGCGTATAATTGCGCTTTTTATGCTAGGATTAGCAATCATAAGCGATGGCCTTGCATTTTTTGTGAGTCCATTGACAGGTGTTTTTGTTTTAATTTTAGTGATTATAATCACCGTTGTTGGTTATACTATGCTAAAACACTTAAAAGAAGAAACCAGTGAATATATTTCTGATTTATCGTATCGGTTAAAACGAGGCAGACAAGACAGTTTGATTAGAATGCCGATTGGGACAATCTTTTTTAATGATGATTATGAAGTTGAATGGATCAATCCTTATATGCAAAGATATTTTGGAAAAGAAGATATTTTAGGGAAAAAAATAAATGATATTGATCCTACATTAATGGAAATTTTTAAAAATCATCAAAGTGATAAAAAAAGTCAACAAGTAAAATGGAACAATCATGTATTTGATTTAATGATTCAAGATGATATTGGAGTGGCATATATGATGGATGTTACTCATTATGCTGAAATCCAAGAAAAATATGATAATTCACACGTTATGATTGGGCAAATCTTTTTAGATAACTATGATGAAGTTTCAAAAGCAATGAATGATAAAGATATTTCAAACTTAAGTAATTTTGTGACAAGTGCTTTATCAGACTGGGCTAAAGAATTTGGAATGTTTTTAAAACGTGTTGATGAAGATCATTATATTATGATTGGCTATACAGGAACATTAGCTAAGCTTGAACAACATAAGTTTGAAATTTTAGATCGTATTCGTGAACGCACAGTTAAAAGCAATTCGCCAATTACTTTAAGTATTGGGATTGCATACGGTGAAGATGATTTAAATGAATTAACAGAACTATCACAATCTAACCTTGATTTAGCACTAGGACGTGGTGGTGATCAAGTTGTTGTACGTGAAGTAAAGGGACAAGCACGTTTTTACGGTGGTAATACTAATCCGATGGCTAAGCGTACTCGTGTACGTGCTCGAGTAATTTCTCAAGCTTTAAGTGAATTGTTAAAGCAATCAGATCAAGTTTTTGTTATGGGACATAAGCGTCCAGATATGGATGCAATTGGAGCCTGTTTAGGAATTCGCCGAATTGCATCAATGAATGGCAAAAGATGTTGGATTGTTTTGAATAAAGAACATATTCATTCTGATGTTAAACGACTCTTAGATGAATTAGATAAATATCCTGAAATTAAGGATAGTATCATTTCTCCAACTGAGGCATTAGAAAAAATAACAGCTAATAGTTTATTAGTATTAGCAGATCATTCTAAGCCATCAATTTCAATTAGCCATGATCTTTATGAAAAATTGGCTAATCGATGTGTTATTATTGATCACCACCGGCGTGGAGAAGAATTTCCAGAAAATCCAATTTTGGTTTATATTGAACCATATGCAAGTTCAACATGTGAATTGATTTCAGAAATGTTTGAATATCAATCACGTGATAGTGAACCAATTAATTCGTTGGAAGCAACAGCAATGTTAACAGGGATCATTGTTGATACTCAGTCATTCTCTCAAGGAACAGGGACAAGAACATTTGATGCTGCTAGTTATTTACGATCAATGGGAGCTGATCTAAAGATGGCTCGTCATTTAATGAAAGAAAGTGAAAGTAGCTATATGCAACGTAATCACTTAATTGATCGGACAGAGTTTATTGGCAACATTGCCTTGTGTACCGGTGAGGATAAAAAAATCTATGATTCAGTGATTGCAGCTCAGGCAGCTGATTCATTATTACAAGTTAGCGGAATACAAGCTACATTTGCAATTACGCGCCGTGATGATGAAACCGTTGGAATTTCTGCACGGAGTGATAATTCAATTAATGTTCAAATTATAATGGAAAAAATGGGTGGTGGCGGACATTTAGCTAATGCTGCTACTCAGATTAAAGATATAACGGTTGCCGAAGCTAGAGAACGTTTATTAGCAATATTAAAAGCTGATGATGAACCTCAAGATGCAACAGAAGATTAG
- the dnaB gene encoding replicative DNA helicase codes for MDNNGIENVMPHDARAEQTVLGSIFLDGNTLADAVEFLMPEDFYNRANQVIFKAMMAVDDRGDKIDPVTVADELQRSNQLEDAGGPVYLSELMNNIPSSSHIREYAKIVQSKALLRRLISASQNIINLAQNEDDDVTEILDSAERQIMDVAENKNSAGFKSISQVLDQTMIDVQELSQQKEEITGLPTGYHDFDEMTSGLQPDNLIILAARPAVGKTAFALNIAQNVGKATDANIAIFSLEMSAESLVNRMICAEGGINANHLRNGQLDDQEWNALTVAMGTLSGTNIFIDDTPGIKMSEIRAKCRRLAKEQGGLGLIVVDYLQLIEGSNKESRQQEVSEISRQLKKLAKELKVPIIALSQLSRGVEQRQDKRPVLSDIRESGSIEQDADIVAFLYRDDYYERDSGDDDENSQEEPNDTDAGEVELIIEKNRAGSRGTVKLLFIKSYNKFANLSPMSENN; via the coding sequence GTGGATAATAATGGAATAGAAAATGTTATGCCGCATGATGCGCGTGCCGAACAAACAGTTTTAGGATCGATTTTTTTAGATGGTAATACCCTTGCAGATGCAGTTGAATTTTTAATGCCAGAAGATTTTTATAATCGTGCAAATCAAGTAATCTTTAAAGCGATGATGGCGGTTGATGATCGTGGAGATAAAATTGATCCAGTAACAGTTGCAGATGAATTACAACGTTCTAATCAATTAGAAGATGCTGGGGGACCAGTATATTTAAGTGAATTGATGAATAATATTCCATCAAGTAGTCATATTCGTGAATATGCAAAAATTGTTCAAAGCAAGGCACTTTTAAGACGATTGATTAGTGCATCACAAAATATTATCAATTTAGCACAAAATGAAGATGATGATGTTACAGAAATTCTAGATAGTGCTGAACGTCAAATCATGGATGTGGCAGAAAATAAAAATAGTGCAGGCTTTAAGTCAATTAGTCAGGTTCTAGACCAAACGATGATAGATGTTCAAGAACTATCACAACAAAAAGAAGAAATCACGGGATTACCAACAGGGTATCATGATTTTGATGAAATGACATCAGGCTTACAGCCAGATAATTTAATTATTTTAGCTGCTCGTCCGGCTGTTGGTAAAACTGCTTTTGCATTGAATATTGCACAAAATGTAGGGAAAGCTACAGACGCAAATATTGCGATTTTCTCTTTAGAAATGAGTGCAGAATCACTTGTTAATCGAATGATTTGTGCTGAGGGTGGTATTAATGCAAACCACTTGCGAAATGGTCAACTAGATGATCAAGAATGGAATGCATTAACGGTTGCGATGGGGACATTATCAGGAACTAATATTTTTATTGATGATACCCCAGGAATTAAAATGTCAGAAATTAGAGCTAAGTGTCGTCGATTAGCAAAAGAACAAGGTGGTTTAGGACTAATCGTTGTCGATTATTTGCAATTGATTGAGGGTTCAAATAAGGAAAGTCGACAACAAGAAGTGTCAGAAATTTCACGGCAATTAAAAAAATTAGCAAAAGAACTAAAAGTGCCAATTATTGCTTTATCTCAATTATCTCGTGGAGTAGAACAGCGTCAAGATAAGCGACCAGTGTTGTCTGATATTCGTGAATCTGGATCAATTGAACAGGATGCCGATATTGTTGCATTCTTATATCGTGATGACTATTACGAACGTGATTCAGGCGATGATGATGAAAATAGTCAAGAAGAACCAAATGACACTGATGCTGGGGAAGTTGAATTAATTATTGAAAAGAACCGGGCAGGTTCTCGTGGAACGGTTAAATTATTATTTATCAAATCATATAATAAATTTGCTAACTTGTCACCAATGTCCGAAAATAATTAA
- a CDS encoding DUF4811 domain-containing protein yields MVLWILLISMALFAVTFIALVNKPVLRYATSISFLVLAIICSISLMLNDSNHLGMKTQVYTETKDLVSITGKDSPLNLITYKSLGNGDEKIFIYRTADHPNKNCKTKIEYNVTIKVQRGSSETPQVEIKKKHYVYKNEFWRLMFGGLGLNKETYQYTYIFKLPKNWLVLDMKQLQAVKQQAQNDIKQQLQQQLPNAIKTEMEKELQKDPTMSDNQKKKLEQKITAEQKKKLIAELTKNTFSKLLPQLEKESL; encoded by the coding sequence ATGGTTTTATGGATTTTATTAATTAGTATGGCACTATTTGCGGTTACTTTTATTGCTCTTGTAAACAAACCTGTTTTACGCTATGCAACTTCAATTTCTTTCTTAGTTTTGGCAATCATTTGTTCTATATCTTTAATGTTAAATGACTCAAATCACTTAGGAATGAAGACTCAGGTTTATACCGAGACAAAAGATTTAGTTTCAATCACAGGAAAAGATTCACCACTAAATTTAATTACTTATAAATCTTTAGGTAATGGGGATGAAAAGATATTTATTTACCGAACTGCTGATCATCCTAATAAAAATTGCAAAACTAAAATCGAATATAATGTAACCATAAAAGTACAACGAGGATCTTCTGAAACTCCTCAAGTTGAAATTAAGAAAAAACATTACGTATATAAAAACGAATTTTGGCGATTAATGTTTGGTGGTTTAGGTTTAAATAAAGAAACATATCAATATACTTATATTTTTAAACTTCCTAAGAATTGGTTAGTTTTAGATATGAAACAACTACAAGCTGTAAAACAACAAGCTCAAAATGATATCAAACAACAATTGCAGCAACAACTTCCAAATGCAATTAAAACTGAAATGGAAAAAGAATTGCAAAAAGATCCAACAATGTCTGACAATCAAAAAAAGAAACTTGAGCAAAAAATTACTGCCGAACAAAAGAAAAAGTTAATTGCTGAATTAACTAAAAATACTTTTTCTAAACTATTACCACAATTAGAAAAAGAATCATTGTAA
- a CDS encoding zinc ribbon domain-containing protein, which produces MAKKFCPQCGTERQSNEKFCRKCGYNFNSSKPNNHQRTEAQTTRNAQKSSPRQWSKGKKIGVISGIVLAVALIIFYIWGNDYYSQTKQLTRISEVMSSTKEDASKIITSSDSNLKVTKASVEPTQKYFSENKSELNTMITTVSTGASYHGINLVQDGHYWLIFPKYKLNVEPAYGTVETNHKNSKVYIDGKNVGTAKGSDGEYTLNFGPYFPGTHTFQVKTTVNGRKLATNKDTDNIWSKGNNEEMTITTASFKVQTIPGATVYLDGENQGKTNGDGEMDFKQYPITEGLKLQVEANVNGKKIRSKNLNVYDYVENEGEKTLSPKFAGTASEETVQELLSDAFQPYQAASDDNANIFQNQESNGDFKDIKKMFDGFNKDDNNLSISTDVTVKSVLPAGDNKTDVVFDVKYAFDRIDDKKIVQVMEYTGAVIEKNPDYEKNNSAREYMIDTIGKGKLIKNDTLSSDD; this is translated from the coding sequence ATGGCTAAAAAATTCTGTCCACAATGTGGAACTGAACGACAATCTAATGAAAAGTTTTGTCGGAAATGTGGCTATAATTTTAATTCTAGTAAACCAAACAATCATCAACGAACAGAGGCACAAACAACTAGAAATGCGCAAAAATCTTCTCCACGGCAATGGTCGAAAGGAAAGAAAATTGGCGTAATAAGTGGGATTGTTTTGGCAGTGGCATTAATTATTTTCTATATTTGGGGAAATGATTATTATTCACAAACAAAGCAACTAACTAGAATTTCTGAAGTTATGAGTAGTACAAAAGAAGATGCTTCAAAAATTATAACAAGTTCAGATTCTAATTTGAAAGTTACGAAAGCATCTGTAGAACCAACTCAAAAATATTTCTCAGAAAATAAAAGTGAACTTAATACAATGATTACTACTGTAAGTACAGGTGCAAGTTACCATGGGATTAATCTTGTCCAAGATGGACATTACTGGTTGATTTTTCCAAAATATAAATTAAATGTTGAACCTGCATACGGTACAGTTGAAACTAATCATAAAAATTCAAAAGTTTATATTGATGGTAAAAATGTTGGAACGGCTAAGGGAAGTGATGGTGAATACACACTTAATTTTGGCCCATATTTCCCAGGAACACATACTTTCCAAGTGAAAACTACTGTTAATGGACGTAAATTAGCAACTAATAAAGATACTGATAATATTTGGAGTAAGGGAAATAATGAGGAAATGACAATTACTACTGCTTCTTTTAAAGTTCAAACAATTCCTGGCGCAACTGTTTATCTTGATGGTGAAAATCAAGGAAAAACAAATGGCGATGGAGAAATGGACTTTAAACAATATCCAATAACTGAAGGATTGAAGTTACAAGTTGAAGCTAATGTAAATGGTAAAAAGATTAGATCGAAGAATTTAAATGTATACGACTATGTAGAAAATGAAGGCGAAAAAACATTAAGTCCAAAATTTGCAGGAACAGCTTCAGAAGAAACTGTCCAAGAATTACTTTCCGATGCATTCCAACCATATCAAGCAGCATCTGACGATAATGCAAATATATTCCAAAATCAGGAAAGTAATGGCGACTTCAAAGATATCAAAAAGATGTTTGATGGATTTAATAAGGATGATAATAATTTATCAATTTCAACAGATGTCACAGTCAAAAGTGTATTGCCAGCTGGAGATAATAAAACGGATGTTGTATTCGATGTTAAATATGCTTTTGACCGTATTGATGATAAAAAGATTGTGCAAGTTATGGAATACACTGGTGCAGTTATTGAAAAGAATCCAGATTATGAAAAGAATAATTCTGCAAGAGAGTATATGATAGATACAATTGGTAAAGGTAAGTTAATTAAAAACGATACTTTATCAAGTGATGATTAG
- a CDS encoding HAAS domain-containing protein: protein MDKEKYLVDLENVIKQIPEKKRKVIIAKYNRLITRSGLSTEAEIEHFLGTAQQVGYQILADAALRERKRQKRNGIEMHEIATNWHVFMMMLMAISSSPMTYLLGTFAIWGYLLIGILAFLVGFIIVIGMSATIALGGILVYAGIGTLLSAFAVGVFHLGIGLIFISIVLLLVPLIHKTYILIFALLNNLGSCLYLKFKQCWHNHLSENGENG from the coding sequence ATGGACAAGGAAAAATATTTAGTAGATTTAGAGAATGTTATTAAACAAATTCCAGAAAAAAAGCGTAAAGTAATTATTGCAAAATATAATCGCTTAATAACTCGGTCGGGTTTATCCACAGAAGCAGAAATAGAACATTTTTTAGGAACTGCTCAGCAAGTTGGATATCAAATTTTAGCAGATGCAGCTTTGAGAGAAAGGAAACGTCAAAAGCGAAACGGAATTGAGATGCATGAAATTGCTACTAATTGGCATGTTTTTATGATGATGTTAATGGCAATTAGTAGTTCACCAATGACATACTTGTTAGGAACTTTCGCGATATGGGGCTATTTATTAATTGGTATATTAGCATTTTTAGTTGGCTTTATTATTGTTATTGGAATGTCAGCTACAATTGCTTTAGGCGGAATATTAGTATATGCCGGAATCGGTACACTATTAAGTGCATTTGCAGTTGGTGTTTTTCATTTAGGTATTGGCTTGATATTTATTAGCATAGTTTTACTTTTAGTTCCATTAATTCATAAAACTTATATATTGATTTTTGCATTATTAAATAATTTAGGAAGTTGTTTATATTTAAAATTTAAACAATGTTGGCATAATCATTTAAGTGAAAATGGAGAAAATGGATAA